The Ruficoccus amylovorans region CCACCTGCGCACCCTGCTGACCCGACGCTGGCGCTTCACCTGGCACGGCCACGGCGAGCGCGGAGAGCTATTCGACCGCCAGAGCGACCCCCACGAACTGCACAATCGCTGGGACGACCCGGAGCACGCAGCCACCCGCCGCGAGCTGACCGCCCGCCTCATGGACACCCTCATCGCCAATCTCGACCCCCTCCCGCCCAAGACCGCCTTATGCTGACCCGCTTACACGTCGCCTGCTTTTTCCTGGCCCTGCTCACACCTGCTTTCGAGCCTCTGTATGCTTCGAGCGAGGCCGATGAAGCCCGCATCCGCCACCATAGCTTCACCAGCCGGGCGCTGGACAAAAGCATGGCCTACACGGCCATCGTCCCGGAGGGCTATGACGAGAGCCGCGGCGATTGGCCCGTCCTCTTTTTCCTCCACGGACTGGGCCGTAACGAAAACAGCCTGACCGATGACCCCACCTGCCGCCAGTTACTGTTGAGGCAACCCTACGTGATCATCCTTCCGCGCGGTGAAGGTGGCTGGTACATCAACTCCCCTGTCAATCCCGCGGCTCGTTACGCCGACTACCTGGACGAGGTGTTTAAACGTACGGCGAAGGATTACCGCCTCTCCACCGATCCGGCCCGGCGCGGCATCGGCGGCTGGTCAGCGGGCGGCTACGGCAGTGTGCAGACCGTGCTGCGGCATCCGGGTGCATTCACCGCACTGGCCACGATCATCGGTGTGGTCGATTACCCGCGCGAAGACACGCCGGAAAATCCGCTCAAGTTCGCTGTCATCACCGGCGTGTTCGGGACAGACCCGGAGCTTTGGCAAGCATACAACCCTCTGCTTAGTGCGAAGGAGCTCCAGAACGTCGATGTGCTTGTCGTGATCGGCGACCGCGCCTTTGACCGGGAGATGAACGAGCGCTTTGTCGCCGAGCTGGAGGCCGCGGATGTTCCTGTGACGGTCGCCCACGTCCCCCCAGGGCACACCTTCGCCGCCATTGAGCAGGGGCTTCCCTACGTGCTGAACTTCATGCGCGCGCACATCACGGCGGATCGCAATTAGCAACTCATCCCCTTTCGCCTTAGAAATGAGAGGTTTACTTTTATCCACAGATGACACAGATGGGCACAGATTTTTCTGCGTAAAATAATCCGCGTTCATCCGTGGCTAAATAATCACCTCAAAGCAGAGAAGAAGGGGTATCACATCAAGCAGCCCGCCCCCCGTTCTGGGCTGAGCGCAGCCCCTTTCTGACCCAGGAGGGGGCCCAGCCGAACGGCCAGCCGCTCCGCGATCACCGCCTGCCCCAGGTCCGTGGGGTGCAGCAGGTCGGCCTTCAGCAACGACAGCTCGGGCAGTAGCTCTCGGCCCTCGATCAGCACGACGCCCTCAGCGTCAAACTCACGCGCGAGTCCGTGCAGACAGGCATTGTAGGCCAGCTCGCGACGCCCCAGCTCGGGCTCGGCACCGGGCAGGCAAGCACCGTTCGGCAGGATCGTGATCAGCACCACGGGCTTTCCCCTGCCCGCCGTCACGCATGTTTCAATAAACGCACGGCTGCGCCGGGCGAACTCGTC contains the following coding sequences:
- a CDS encoding alpha/beta hydrolase — protein: MLTRLHVACFFLALLTPAFEPLYASSEADEARIRHHSFTSRALDKSMAYTAIVPEGYDESRGDWPVLFFLHGLGRNENSLTDDPTCRQLLLRQPYVIILPRGEGGWYINSPVNPAARYADYLDEVFKRTAKDYRLSTDPARRGIGGWSAGGYGSVQTVLRHPGAFTALATIIGVVDYPREDTPENPLKFAVITGVFGTDPELWQAYNPLLSAKELQNVDVLVVIGDRAFDREMNERFVAELEAADVPVTVAHVPPGHTFAAIEQGLPYVLNFMRAHITADRN